A single window of Gambusia affinis linkage group LG18, SWU_Gaff_1.0, whole genome shotgun sequence DNA harbors:
- the LOC122820099 gene encoding claudin-15-like, with protein MDSIVEVVAVILGFIGWVMVGVALPNRYWKVSTVDGNVITTSTIYENLWMSCATDSTGVHNCREFPSLLALNGYIQASRALMIASILLGTFGLVGSLVGMKCSKAGGENYVLKGRIAGTAGVLFLLQGLCTMVSVSWYAFNITQDFFDPFYPGTKYEIGEGLYIGWCSAVLAIVGGVCLSCSCKVGTKEKYPMRYNDRGTAYSGAAPSRSAATSTYGRNAYV; from the exons ATGGATTCAATTGTGGAAGTAGTGGCCGTGATTCTGGGGTTCATCGGATGGGTGATGGTCGGGGTCGCGCTGCCGAATCGTTACTGGAAGGTGTCCACTGTGGATGGGAACGTCATCACCACCTCCACCATCTACGAAAACCTGTGGATGTCCTGCGCCACGGATTCAACCGGGGTCCATAACTGCAGGGAGTTTCCATCACTGCTTGCCTTGAATG GTTATATCCAAGCCTCCCGTGCCCTGATGATTGCATCCATACTGTTGGGCACCTTTGGCCTGGTGGGGTCCCTGGTCGGAATGAAGTGTTCAAAAGCAGGGGGAGAAAACTATGTTCTCAAAGGGAGGATTGCCGGCACCGCCGGGGTTCTATTCCTCCTGCAAG GTCTTTGCACCATGGTCTCGGTGTCGTGGTACGCCTTCAACATCACCCAGGATTTCTTTGACCCCTTCTATCCGGGAACCAA GTATGAAATAGGAGAAGGACTTTACATCGGCTGGTGCTCGGCCGTGCTCGCCATCGTCGGAGGAGTCTGTCTCTCCTGCTCCTGCAAAGTGGGCACAAAGGAAAAATA tccTATGCGTTACAATGACAGAGGAACAGCGTACTCTGGAGCTGCACCAAGCAGAAGTGCTGCAACCAGCACTTATGGAAGAAACGCTTACGTCTGA
- the LOC122820096 gene encoding claudin-15-like isoform X1: MNPNVEVVAVILGFIGWVLIGVTLHNPCWKESTDDGSVITTSNIYENLWMSCATDSTGIYDCKEFPSVLALNDYIQACRALMIASIPFGTFGLVGSLVGIKCSKAGGENYVLKGRIAGTAGVLFILQGLCTMVSVSWYAFNITQEFFDPFYPGIKYEIGEGLYIGWCSALLAITGGVCLSCSCKVGTKEKYPMRYTDRGTAYSGVAPSRSAATITYGQIAYI, translated from the exons ATGAATCCAAATGTGGAAGTAGTGGCTGTGATTCTGGGGTTCATCGGATGGGTGCTGATCGGGGTCACGCTGCATAATCCTTGCTGGAAGGAGTCCACCGACGACGGGAGCGTCATCACCACCTCCAACATCTACGAGAATCTGTGGATGTCCTGCGCCACGGATTCAACCGGGATCTATGACTGCAAGGAGTTTCCATCAGTGCTTGCCTTGAATg ATTATATCCAAGCCTGCCGTGCCCTGATGATTGCGTCCATACCGTTCGGCACCTTTGGCCTGGTGGGGTCCCTGGTCGGAATCAAGTGTTCAAAAGCAGGGGGAGAAAACTATGTTCTCAAAGGGAGGATTGCCGGCACCGCCGGGGTTCTATTCATCCTGCAAG GTCTTTGCACCATGGTCTCGGTGTCGTGGTACGCCTTCAACATCACCCAGGAGTTCTTTGACCCCTTCTATCCGGGAATCAA GTATGAAATAGGAGAAGGACTTTACATCGGCTGGTGCTCGGCCTTGCTCGCCATCACCGGAGGAGTCTGTCTCTCCTGCTCCTGCAAAGTGGGCACAAAGGAAAAATA tcctATGCGTTACACTGACAGAGGAACAGCATACTCTGGAGTTGCACCAAGCAGAAGTGCTGCAACCATCACTTATGGACAAATCGCTTACATCTGA
- the LOC122820096 gene encoding claudin-15-like isoform X2, with the protein MNPNVEVVAVILGFIGWVLIGVTLHNPCWKESTDDGSVITTSNIYENLWMSCATDSTGIYDCKEFPSVLALNDYIQACRALMIASIPFGTFGLVGSLVGIKCSKAGGENYVLKGRIAGTAGVLFILQGLCTMVSVSWYAFNITQEFFDPFYPGIKYEIGEGLYIGWCSALLAITGGVCLSCSCKVGTKEK; encoded by the exons ATGAATCCAAATGTGGAAGTAGTGGCTGTGATTCTGGGGTTCATCGGATGGGTGCTGATCGGGGTCACGCTGCATAATCCTTGCTGGAAGGAGTCCACCGACGACGGGAGCGTCATCACCACCTCCAACATCTACGAGAATCTGTGGATGTCCTGCGCCACGGATTCAACCGGGATCTATGACTGCAAGGAGTTTCCATCAGTGCTTGCCTTGAATg ATTATATCCAAGCCTGCCGTGCCCTGATGATTGCGTCCATACCGTTCGGCACCTTTGGCCTGGTGGGGTCCCTGGTCGGAATCAAGTGTTCAAAAGCAGGGGGAGAAAACTATGTTCTCAAAGGGAGGATTGCCGGCACCGCCGGGGTTCTATTCATCCTGCAAG GTCTTTGCACCATGGTCTCGGTGTCGTGGTACGCCTTCAACATCACCCAGGAGTTCTTTGACCCCTTCTATCCGGGAATCAA GTATGAAATAGGAGAAGGACTTTACATCGGCTGGTGCTCGGCCTTGCTCGCCATCACCGGAGGAGTCTGTCTCTCCTGCTCCTGCAAAGTGGGCACAAAGGAAAAATA A
- the LOC122820093 gene encoding transmembrane protein 272-like produces the protein MAAPSAGRPVTVTVGTVWKLQLNPSPPTPIRLSVGAVITWICLTVTRVAFGVVYFRDCPQQPNIPNYLLGLALIPLLMIPFVTLPGESYAAQTRERPTGFKACMEGFIGLLIFVWSLLGDVWVFSVYQPNYDPSAADGFYCNKTLYTFAFWNAVFETFGFGVLLAKFCKGMLCYVIMSPVDRDFYGNV, from the exons ATGGCAG CTCCATCTGCAGGCCGTCCAGTGACAGTAACTGTTGGAACCGTTTGGAAGCTTCAGTTGAACCCGTCACCGCCAACGCCCATCAGACTGTCAG TTGGAGCTGTAATCACCTGGATTTGCCTCACTGTGACTCGAGTGGCCTTTG GCGTTGTGTATTTCAGGGACTGCCCTCAGCAGCCCAACATTCCCAACTATCTGCTGGGGTTGGCTTTGATTCCCCTGCTCATGATTCCTTTCGTGACTCTGCCCGGTGAGAGCTATGCCGCTCAAACAAGAGAACGTCCCACAGGTTTCAAAGCTTGCATGGAGGGTTTCATTGGCCTGCTTATCTTCGTATGGTCTCTTTTAG GTGATGTGTGGGTTTTCTCGGTCTATCAACCAAACTATGACCCCTCTGCTGCTGATGGTTTTTACTGTAATAAAACCCTGTACACGTTTGCCTTCTGGAACGCCGTATTTGAGACGTTTGGATTTGGAGTCCTCCTGGCCAAGTTCTGCAAAGGAATGCTGTGCTATGTGATCATGAGTCCAGTAGACAGAGATTTTTACGGGAATGTATGA
- the LOC122820092 gene encoding transmembrane protein 272-like: MAAPSTGHPVTVTVGTAWRLQLVRPPPTPPRLLATATVIQVVLTAARVIFGLVYFQDCPQQPNIPKYLLGIALFPLLAALLTKDAARPQERPSCLKACLRCFLCLFMFAWLLLGAVWVFAVYQPNYDPFAADGLYCNKTLYTFAFWNAVLETFGFVAILAKLCKGLVCYVNLSPVDADFYRNV, from the exons ATGGCAG CGCCATCTACAGGCCATCCGGTGACAGTAACTGTTGGAACCGCGTGGAGGCTTCAGCTGGTCCGTCCACCACCAACACCCCCAAGACTGTTAG CTACAGCTACAGTGATACAGGTCGTCCTCACGGCGGCTCGAGTGATCTTCG GTCTTGTGTATTTCCAGGACTGTCCTCAGCAGCCGAACATCCCTAAATATCTTCTAGGAATAGCTCTGTTCCCCCTGCTGGCTGCGCTTCTGACGAAAGATGCTGCCCGACCACAAGAGCGTCCCAGTTGCCTCAAAGCCTGTTTGCGGTGCTTTCTGTGCCTGTTTATGTTTGCTTGGCTCCTATTAG GTGCCGTGTGGGTTTTTGCCGTCTACCAGCCAAACTATGACCCCTTCGCTGCTGACGGCCTCTACTGTAATAAAACGCTGTACACGTTTGCTTTCTGGAACGCCGTACTGGAGACTTTTGGGTTTGTCGCCATCCTGGCTAAACTCTGCAAAGGACTGGTGTGTTATGTGAACTTGAGTCCAGTGGACGCAGATTTTTACAGGAATGTCTGA
- the zgc:103586 gene encoding zgc:103586, giving the protein MTDKVTELVSKCLQARDLAYCPYSRFPVGAALLTADGAIVTGCNVENASYGLTVCAERTAIQRAVAEGHRQFTAIAVTCDIKDRFVGPCGACRQVLMEFGSNWTVYLTKPDGTFKETNLHELLPLAFSPEHLAKN; this is encoded by the exons ATGACAG ATAAAGTGACAGAGCTGGTCTCAAAGTGCCTACAGGCCCGGGACTTGGCGTACTGTCCCTACAGCCGCTTCCCTGTCGGTGCTGCTCTTTTAACAGCAGATGGCGCCATTGTCACAG GTTGTAATGTGGAGAATGCCTCCTATGGTCTGACCGTGTGTGCCGAGAGGACGGCCATCCAGAGAGCTGTAGCGGAGGGACATAGGCAGTTCACCGCCATCGCTGTAACATG TGACATCAAAGACCGTTTTGTTGGACCGTGTGGAGCATGCAGACAGGTTCTGATGGAG TTTGGATCAAACTGGACTGTGTATTTGACTAAGCCGGATGGAACTTTCAAAGAAACGAATCTTCACGAACTGCTGCCTTTAGCATTTTCCCCTGAACACCTCGCGAAGAACTGA
- the fis1 gene encoding mitochondrial fission 1 protein — protein sequence MEAVLSDVVAPEDLKKFEKKYSNEQLKGSVSKETKFEYAWCLIRSKYTDDIKKGVLLLEELVHKSSKDDSRDYLFYLAVANYRLKEYEKALKYIRTLLRNEPGNKQALELEKLIDKALKKDGLVGMAIVGGIGLGVAGLAGLIGLAVSKGAAKS from the exons ATGGAGGCTGTTCTGAGTGATGTTGTAGCTCCTGAGGACCTCAAA AAATTCGAGAAGAAGTACAGCAACGAGCAGCTGAAGGGATCTGTTTCCAAGGAAACAAAGTTTGAGTATGCTTGGTGTTTAATCAGGAGTAAATACACAGACGATATCAAGAAGGGAGTGTTGCTCCTAGAgg AACTTGTCCACAAATCGTCAAAGGACGACTCCCGGGACTATCTGTTCTACCTTGCAGTGGCCAACTACAGACTCAAA GAATATGAGAAAGCCTTGAAGTATATCCGCACTCTCCTGAGGAACGAGCCGGGGAACAAGCAGGCTCTGGAGCTGGAGAAGCTCATCGACAAGGCTTTGAAGAAAG ACGGCTTGGTCGGCATGGCGATTGTCGGGGGAATCGGACTGGGCGTGGCAGGCTTGGCGGGTCTGATCGGCTTGGCGGTGTCAAAGGGAGCAGCGAAATCCTAA